In Betta splendens chromosome 1, fBetSpl5.4, whole genome shotgun sequence, the genomic stretch CAcaaaaaaccttttaaaatgtgAGTCTCCATCAGAATCGCCAGTGGATGAATTCAAATGAGTAAAAGTACAGAAATGTGATGATTTCttgaataaaatgaaagcaatttaatgacattcatttttatagTGTTGTAACACATTTAGAGCTCTAGATTTAGTGAATGCTTTAAAGTGCGATGTGGAGATAAAAATAATACTTCGATTGTATTTTTTAGACATGAACGTGAGATAAACACTTGTATGAATTTAATGAGTAGGAGGCTACGCCTCACGGTTCAGCTGAGCCCAACACTGagacgctgtgcatgtgggcaGATCAGCAGTCACGAATCGGcctgtcttctctctctgagTAATCCATTATGTCTACATCACAGACCAGACTCGTCTGTGCTTCACATAATAAGGgacgtgcacaaacacaactaatCTAATCCGACACGGCTGCGtgagcgagcgtgtgtgtgagcacagggTCGTGGAGGATCAGAGCATCCCTGTAGCGTCTTAGCTCAGGTGTAAAACAGATGATGGATGAGGTGTCAAGagaagctctctctctctctctctctcgctctctctctcgctctctctctcgctctctctctctctcactctctctcgctttctctctcttcatctACAACCCCAGAAGCGTTGTCATAAccagtttattatttttatccaCACATTTCACAATATTGTAGAAGATCCATGAAGATGCAAATAAAGACAAGCACAACACCGTCACAGCTTTCAACGACCACAAGCAAGAGAGAAGCAGCGCGACGGCGCGAGAAGAAAGAGACGACGGAGAAGAAAACGTAGAAACACGGGTCGGACGGGTCTTTTGGGCGTGGGAGCCCAGGCAGGCACTTTACAACAAGTTGTCACATCCTTCGAGGGGCTGTTGTTCTGAGGTAATAACGACAGTGTTTTCACCACAGTTCACTTCACCGCACAGTGTGGACTGGATGTGGGCTCCGTGTGGTAATCAAACCCTCACCTGCACAGCGTGGGAGGCTCCACGGCGCCTAGCGTGAGCGTCCACTGAGCTATAAACAAGGACGTCCATCTGCCTTTATGTCACCAAGAAGCTACGAATGAGAAGTATTTGAACTTTAAGGAGCCTGTCGAAACCAGAGGGATGAACTCAGCGCCACAGCAGGTCAAAGCCCAGTCGGTTCTGCTGTTCTGGCTCCCTTCAAAGGCAACAGTCTGCTTCATGCCAACGCTGTGGCACTAATATCATCGTGTAGTGGAGCCAATAGAAGATGCGTTCAAGCTCTGTGGTTCTTCACAGCGTCTGTTGGCCAGAATGGTGTCAGCCTTAATTTAGAACTGCTCCCAAATCATAAGGAACGCAGTGTTTCTAACACCTTTCTCTTCTCTGTCATGTGCTTAGTGAGGATCTGATTCCAAAGTCACACACGTCCGTGTTTGGACCCACTTGTTGCACATTGTGAGTCCGTTTCTTGGGTGGCAGCTGAAGTGGCTTTGGTCATGCAAACACACTTACATTCCATCTGGTTTACATTCAACTCACTGGGGTTCATCACAATCAGCGTCTGACTGGTGCGTAGTGTTCACTGTGCTCCACAGGTCGCTCAAGAGCTGACGGGTTTAAGTTGCAAACGCTGCAACTTAACTTTGCAGGCGTGAGGTGCGTGGGAGGCAACAGCATGGAGAGCAGACTGGCACAGAGCAACGCGAGcacacatacaatatacattCAGAAGACCACTGATTTACCAGATAATGGATCGCTATATTGAAAAGGTAGGTTTACACAGACGTTGTCCAACAGGATCCTGTACAGTTAGAAATGAACACAACTCATTTTGATTGgaaacatgaacaaaacagCATCTCAGCGTCAGTTTTAGCATAAAACACAACCACCTCGACACAAAACGGGAAAAGACACAACGTTGTAAAATGAGGAACCTCCTAGAACAGCATCAAACCGAACCACCGCAGTCTGTTTTCAGACGAGTCCGTACGAGCTGGTGCCAGACGCTGATTCAGCCATGCAGCCGTCGCTAAGAGGATTCTGTGACTAAACTCACTGGATCTCACGGCAGAAGTAAACACGAGCAGGACACCGAcacgaaaacaaaacagagacaccTCCTGTAACGGGGCACGGCTCCATCCTCCAGTGCATCAGCGAGCTCCTCGTCCCCACAAACAGGCTGTGACCTCCAGCGGGACCCGCCCTCACCCCCGACCCCGGTCCTGAAGCTACCGCTCCGCTGCGACCGTCGCGTCTCTCACTGCTTGGGGCCCGAGGGGTTGGATCTGTGAGCGCTGTGGCACGGGTCCAGCGACTCCTTGGTGGCGCCGCCGTAGACGTCCACGTCGTGGTCGGTCCAGGGGGCGATGTTGCCCAGCGCCGAGGAGCTGCACTCGGCCAGAGCGGCCACCTCCGCCGGCTTCAGCACCCGGTCCCACAGGTTGAACTGGGAGAGCTCCCCCACCAGAGCCTGGGAGGCGTCGAACCGCCCACCCAGCGTGTCCTGACAGACATAGCAGACGTTCATTAGTCATGGCCTGATGTTTATGACACTCTTTCTCCACTACAGGACATGAATATGCTGGAATTCAAACTCCAGTGTCCCCATTATTTCAGGCTGGATTTCATTTCTGGTTTGTTAGAGCCGCCACTCACGGCTGATGGAGAACTTCCACCTACTCGTGTGCCTTTGTTCACGCTGCTCTCAGGCCAAACCTACACACTCCAGCAGCGTGGACAAGGATCAAACCGCCTGGAGTCCAGCAGGGTTCATCCACTCAGCAGGCGAGCAGCATGAAAGTCCCGACTTCACCAGACGATGAATCAAAGAacaattcatgtatttttacgtTTTAATTAGTCGCTTTAATGACCACGATGATACGCTGGCTTATTATGGGTAATTTTGTCAGACGAACTTTCATCTGCCATCCGTGTCCCTCCTTAAATAAGAATGAAGCTTTAGCCGTACATGGAGATGCTAAGCTTTGATGATCGCTCCTAAATGAGACTGAACAGCTTATCCCCCATCAAAGCGGCCTCGTGGCAGCAGCGTCCTGGGATTTTCCACATAAAATCTGGTCGACACATCCGCACAAGAGCAATTCATCTTTCACTCTCCGCTCAGATTAATAACGTACTcccactcacactcactctctcgCTGGATCTGGAAAAACATCCATTAAATCAAGTTTTGTTGCATCATTGCAGCATCTTGCAGAGCTGGGCTCCCGGCGCTCTGGTTTTCATCCTTTATGTGAGGCTGATGTGCTTCAAAGCACGGGGCTGTTTGACACCTGGGACGAGGGATCGCATCACATTTCATAATGGTTATGTAATGCTCGTGTTTCGCTAATGAAGCAGGGAAGTGTCAAGGTAATCACCATAAGGTTTCTACGTGTCCGTGTGTGAAATGTTAATGCAACAACTTAAAATAGACCATTCTGCCGTTTTCAAGCTTCATGTTATCGTGGGTCTCTATTTATCCACAGATTCATTCATGTCTGTGCTTCTATCCGTCCGTCATCTGTTCCTATAACTGTTACACCTCCCCTTCCTGGTCCAATACGATCTGTTCATTTCAGTTGTTTAGTCATCACATATCAGTTTCTTCATCCATCTGCTCATTCATCCTCCATTCATCATCTGTTTACTGCATCCATCTACCCACTCATGCATCCACTCATGCATCCACTcgtgcatccatccatccatccatccatccatccatccatccatccatccatccatccatccatccatccatccatccatccatccatccatccatccatccatccatccatccatccatccatccatccactcatGCATTTATCCACTCATCCAATCACTCATGCATTTATCCACTCATCCATTCACTCATCCATTCACtcatcaatccatccatcaatccatcaatccatccatccatccatccatccatccatccatccatccatccatccatccatccatccatccatccatccatctcacCTGTTCCTGTCCCAGTATGAGGACTCCTCCTGGTTTGATCGGATGCCAGGCGGCGAGTCCATCTCCCCGTCCCTTCAGCTTTCCCCCCTGGTAGGCCTTCCACACTCCGTCCCTCAGGGTCCAGCTCACACAGATGTGCTCCCACTCGTCCTGTGGTAGGGACAGAGGCAGCTGCGCCACCTACAGGTCGTAGAAACAGCGACTGTAGCTATGTGTCTCTTtgcacagtgagtgagtgatctGAGCTACAGTAGAAGGCGTCAAGCGAAGCCTGATCGAGTGCTAGACATGTGAGCAGTAATCAGGACAGAATGAGGACGCGCTGATGGTTTATGTTAGCAAAAGCACACCATGAGGAGAACCTGAGGCTTTCTACCGCTACCAAACCTGCAAGTCTGCTCTGCCATGGGAACAATAGGCAGCATTAAAGCAACAGCTCCTTCTCTTTGCAAAGCCAACAACATACTAGAGAAGTTCTTGTCACCACTAACAAGTAAAAACTGGTCTCTGAAAATGTGAATGATCTAATTGAGCCATTGCACATTAGGCTAATAATGATTTTCTTGAAGAATCTACAGGGCATGAATCAGTATAATATCCAGGGTTTCACGCACTAGTACAGCATTTCATCTTATCCTTTATCCAAAGCATCACACCTTGTCGTTGATGAGCAGCTCCACGGGGTTGTGGACTCCCTGTAGCAGCACCAGCTCGTTGGGCTGTCCAGGCACCGAGTAGGAAAACGGAGTCCCGATGCCCCCTTCTTTGGCCTTCAGCCAGACGCAGGTCGTGAACGCATACATCTCAGTGATCTCCTTCCTCACCAGGCCGTACATGTAGTTGGTCCTCATGGGGAAGGACAGGACGAAGCCGTCGGGGAACGGCGGCTCCGTCAGCGCTTTGGAAAACAGacgaaggagagaaagagggaccATGCGTTAATGCAGGTCACATGGACCCTTCCCTCCTACAGTGCTTGTCCTCGACAGTGTTACGACTACTGACGGCTTGTGTAACGGAGGTCACAGTGCAGCTCTGCTGTCAGAGACGGCACAGAGAGTGGGGAAGCGCCACGCGAACGTGCAGCCGCTCATTCACGCTCCCACCATCACCTCCTTCCATAGTACAGTACAATGGTTACAGCCAACTGGAAATAAGTGGGTTATAAATAAAAATCCCTTATATCATTTCGTATCATAGCAAGGTTGCCCCATATCGTTATTATTTACACCTTCCAGCTCCATCTGACATTTCACAACCTTCAGCACTCATTAATCTTGCAGCTTATTCTCCACTGCTGTGATGACCCACTTCACCCACAGCGCTCATTAAAATTTAATCTCAGCCTTCTCCTGCAGTGAGGAGCCGCTGCCCACCTCCCTGTGTATCCCTTCATCCCCACTCCCCCTGCCGCCCCCACACTCACTGTGCTCCAGCTCGGTCACGCGGTGGCTGACCGTGTCGATGCCCTGGTTGATCTTCTCGTGTTCGCCCTGCGTCTCCTTCCTCATGGCCTGCCGCTCCTTCTCCAGCATCTTAATCTTGCGCTCCAGCTCCCCCTCCAGGTCCTCCACCCTCCAGGTGCCCTTCCCCCGCCCGGGGGAGGCCTTGGACGGGGGTTTGGGGTTGGGGGATGCGGGGGAGGCAGCGTGGCGGCCGCCCGGGGCGGGCGCTGCGGGCGCTGCGGgcgcggaggaggagctgctggtggggGGGGCGGGAGCGGGGGCGGCGTTAGCAGCCGGGCTGCTGCCGCTTTTACCCCCGGACGCGTCGGTGAGGTTCAGGGCAGCAGGGCCGATCTCTGCCTACAGGACGAAATATGATGAGAGACACGATACTGGCACCTGTTAATTATGCAGAGACAGAAAATGCAGGAAGAGGAGTTACACAGGAAGAGGTGTTATACTGATGATAGTAGCGTTAGCATTCAGAGAAAAAACGAGGTgttggagaagcagcagagagaaagagactggtaaaaatactaaatacatattttataatAACATTGTGTCTCGTGTCTCATACTGTATCTTGCTTTTAGCCTTTTGGACACccattgtgattttttttattactcttGAATAACTTCTTTTAAAGTAACACACATTCAGCCTCTGCCAGGATGGAAACAGATGCTGGTTGGACCCAGCTTTCATGAACACAGCCTGTACACTGCCAACTCTGCTCTCCAgctgtgcaatatttgtgctaGTAAGTGTGAAGATTGTTTGGATTTTTCCTGCGTCGTTCTCCACAAGAgcagtgctgctggtgtgagtgtagCTGCAATGGGGAATAAATAACATCAAGAGAGGTGCTGATGCAGTACGGGAGGGATCTAGATGTCCGGGATATAAATTCACACACTGTGttggcagtgatgcagcagagtgtgtgtgtgtgtgtgtgtgtgtgtgtgtgtgtgtgtgtgtgtgtgtgtgtgtgtgtgtgtgtgtgtgtgtgtacactctGGCTGAGAACCTGACTCCCCACCTCCCTCGTTCTGTCCAGCCAgcttcatcttttatttatgtcTCTATCCTGCTGTTGGATGTGGAGGGTGAGCATCACACACGctgggggagtgtgtgtgtgtgtgtgtgtgtgtgtgtgtgtgtgtgtgtgtgtgtgtgtgtgtgtgtgtgtgtgtgtgtgtgtgtgtgtaggggggatTTGCAGAGCAGGTGGGAAGATTTCCCCTGGGTTCATGACAGGGAAGCGCTTGTGTCATGAGTCACTCGTCAGAGCAGacgtgaggaggagagaagagagtgaGGGGAGGATAAAAAGAGGGAGTGGGACAGAACCACCACATGAACAGGCACGAAGCCACTCTCTCTTCAGATCGCAGAATAAGAACTGATGTCAGAAAGCTCTCAGACTGAACTTCATCCTAACACTGgcaacctgctgcttcctggtcTGATTTAATGACTGCACATCCAGCAGTGACTCACCTGCTCATTCACATTCTGGCGTCACTCCAAACCTCCTGCCATCAAACAAATCTCACACAGGAGGGAAAAGAGCGAGAACAACAGGTGTGACCGCAGTGaactcacctc encodes the following:
- the nptxrb gene encoding neuronal pentraxin receptor b, with protein sequence MKFVVVLVGAGTLAFLGAVICIIASVYPRRRAAPLGDNGTLTSESLLQPLEPGSVAHAGPLGALHGAESYDGGNGLGGVGLEVPTLNELNLGEELGGGSAKQFSFSRLICTPVPVGECKTKELRQRQEQQQADEPLYGTGDEDWTYLRSTAEELRQTVLQQNDQILMDQRTIRELTGKLSECESGLEDERSIPERSVGVWSGNRRVMAGDDVSSSAAAQLQTARAVEELARAIMDLKDRIEKLEAEIGPAALNLTDASGGKSGSSPAANAAPAPAPPTSSSSSAPAAPAAPAPGGRHAASPASPNPKPPSKASPGRGKGTWRVEDLEGELERKIKMLEKERQAMRKETQGEHEKINQGIDTVSHRVTELEHTLTEPPFPDGFVLSFPMRTNYMYGLVRKEITEMYAFTTCVWLKAKEGGIGTPFSYSVPGQPNELVLLQGVHNPVELLINDKVAQLPLSLPQDEWEHICVSWTLRDGVWKAYQGGKLKGRGDGLAAWHPIKPGGVLILGQEQDTLGGRFDASQALVGELSQFNLWDRVLKPAEVAALAECSSSALGNIAPWTDHDVDVYGGATKESLDPCHSAHRSNPSGPKQ